In Chitinophaga oryzae, the sequence GCAACCAGCGCCGTCTACTTTAGTACCGGCAGGAGTGTTCGGGCATTTGTCCAGGTAATCAGGAACGCCGTCACCGTCGGTGTCGGTTTTCATACCGGCAATTTCCTCTTTCAGCTGACCGATAGCAGCTTCGTTGCGGGCATCGCTTTCTGCGAGAGAAGTTTTCAGTGCAGCGTTTTTGCTCCACAGATCTTCTGCCAGTTGAGCAGCAGGATTTACAACCGCCAGCTGTGGTTTTCTTTTCTTACCGATGGCAAATTCAAGACCCAGTTTGGCAGTAGAGAATTTGTCTTTGTTACCGCTGTTCACACCATCGAATACTTTGCTGTTCACAAAGTTAGCCGTGTACGCCAGATCGATGTTCACGCCGGGAGCTACTACAAACTTAGCGCCCACGCCAACAGGGATGAACATTTCGCGGTGGCTGGACTTACCGCTGGTAGTCAGCACTTCCTTTTCTGTTCCGTCCGCAGCGGTAACGGTAGGTTTAAAACCTATCGCACCCGCACCTACAGACACGTAAGGAATAACAAAGCTCTGTTTGTTGATCCAGTTGATGGAACCCAGGCTGAACACACCACTCAGTGAGGCAGACCAGTCAATATCCGTCTGGAAAGATTTGATACCACCTGCTAACGGCGCACCATTAATATCAGTCAGTGTCTGCGATGCTTTGGTGGCGCCTTTTACCTGTCCGCGCATGAAGTCCGCCTGCAGGCCAAAGTTGTGAAAAATCTGCTTTTTCACGTACGCACCGTATACAATGCCAACATTCTTAAAGTCGAAGTTATTGAAGTAGTAGGGACCGCCAAATGGGCCAAACGCAGCGGATCCGCCACCCCATGCACCAACTGACCATGTACGATAATCTTTTACGCCATTGAAGGGAACTACACGATTTGTTTTCAGGGTACTGTCCTGGTCCTGTGCCATTGCAGCAGCGCCAGTCAATGCAAGTACAGATGAAGTCATCATGAGAGACTTCCCAAATTTCGTAAACATCCTCATAAAATTTAGAATTGGGTTAAATTATATAATCTGTTCCATGTATAACAAACATAAAGTCGTTAACAACCAAGGTACCATTGTTAGAACAGGCAGGCTATTTGCAAAGCCTGTGCCAAAACCGGAATCAACCTTAAAAACTCTCCCCTGTACCCCTTTACCACAAAGGGTTTCAACGGATATAAAAAAATCAGCTACACCTCACCACCTTATCTACTGCCTTATCATATAACATTTTTTCAAACTAAATAAATAACGTTTATACATCTTAGTTATATGCCCATATTTTTTCAATAATTAGCTAGCCAGAAAATCCCGCTGCATCAAATAAACGCATTGGGATTTCGTGGCCCTCCAAAAAAGGCCTGGTATCCTAAACGCCTATACGAATTATGGGAACAGGCATAAAGCAGGAAGCCTGTGCTCATGCACAGGCTTCCTGCAATGCTTATCCGTTGTCCGTTTAACAGGCGGACATTTCTTTTTTATTGGGCATTGGCTGCAGTCCGAGGTTTTGCAGCATCTGCATATCCTCTGACACACCGGGATTTGGAGTTACCAGCAGTGTTTGCCGTTCGCCGGTGAAGATGGAATTGGCGCCGGCCATGAAACACCAGGCCTGTTCGGATTCCGTCATCTCGATACGGCCTGCGGTAAGACGTACGGTAGACGCAGGCATCACGATACGTGCCGTGGCGATCATGCGCACCATGTCCCACGCGTCCACTTTGGGATTATCTTCCAGCGGCGTGCCTTTCACACGGGCCAGCGCGTTGATGGGCACCGACTCCGGATGTTTGGGCATCGTGGCCAGCGTAAGCAGCATGGAGATACGGTCGCGGTGCGTTTCCCCCAAACCGATAATACCGCCGGAGCACACGGTGATACCGGCTTTGCGGACATTGTTGATCGTATTGATACGGTTATCAAAATTGCGGGTGGAAATGATTTCTTTATAGTATTGTTCGGAAGTGTCGAGGTTGTGGTTATAGGCGTGCAGACCGGCTTCCTGCAGGCGGACCGCCTGTTCTTCCGTGAGCATGCCGAGCGTGCAGCACACTTCCATGCCCAGTTCATTGACGCCTTTTACCATGTCTATCACACGGTCGAAGTCTCGGTTATCCCTTACCTCGCGCCAGGCGGCGGCCATACAGAAACGGGTGGACCCGTTGTCTTTGGCTTTCTGTGCATGGGCGATCACGGTTTCGGTGGGTAATAAAGCCTGTACCTTGATATCGGTATGATACCGGGCTGCCTGTCCGCAATAGGAACAGTCTTCCGGGCATCCGCCTGTTTTGATGGACAAGAGGGTGCACACCTGTATCTCCCGGGCGGAATGAAACTCGCGGTGAATGGTGGCTGCCTGATAAACCAGGTCCAGCAGGGGCTGGTCGTAAATGGCCTGGATTTCCTCCAGCGTCCAGTCGTTTCTGATAGCTGTTGATGTCATGCTTCCTGATTAAATTTAACGGTGTTATGGTGAGTGTCTTTATGCGTATTGTGCGAGTTGCTGCCCGATGGCTGCCAGCCAGTTGCCAAACAGTTGCCGCTCCAGCTCCTGCACATGCCGGGCATGTGTTTCCCAGTCGGGCGCAAAGTCCTGCAGCTGTTTGATCATCTCTTCCAGGTGTCCTTCCTCTTCCATGATAATAGAGCGTACCATCACTTTACTGGCGGCTTTGTCCAATGCAGCCTGATATACCGGGTACAGTTCATCGGCGCGTACTTCTATGGCATATGTCACGAAGAGATACGCGGCATACTTCAGCTGACTGCCCTGCAGGCCAAAAGTGTTTTTGATGTAGCGGCAGGTCTGCATGTCCAGCTGATGCAGGTAATGCCTGGTCTGATGCGGGGCCAGCAGCTCGTGCAGCTGGTATGTTTTACAAGTGTCCGGACTTACCTTGGCGATCTGTTTTTTCAGGTAATAAGCGTGGCGGTGTTCTTCCGCTGCATGTTTCAGCTGGATAAAATCCACGAGCGTGGGATGCTCACAGGCTGAAATTTTACGGGCGCCGGCATTCTCCATAAAAGAGAGCGTGTTCAGCCATTTGGCGTGCAGGTCGTTGTGTCCAACGATATGTTGCAGTAAATCTTGCATATATCATACGTTTCCGGTCAAAAGTAACCGCTTACCGGATGACTCAACTGGGCCAGTTTTGATATAATAGCTGGTCCGGATGATTGTTTATGGGGATGATCGGGTATATCAGACGGCATTTTCATCATTCAAAAACATACATATCAACAACATAAATATTAAATAAAATAATATTTATATAGATTCAGGTAGAAATAAGATAACTTGCCGGACTATTTAATTAAAACATTTTACCCGACATGAGCAGTCCGGTCCCCTATAAGAGTTTTGTACAGATTGACCGGCAGTCCGCCACCGCCATCTACCTGCAGATTGCCCACCAGCTGATCAATGCCATTCAGCGGGGGTACCTGGTGACAGGCACCAAACTGCCCGGCACCCGCCAGTTCAGCGAACTGCTGGAAGTAAACCGCAACACCATCGTAGCGGTATATGAAGAACTGGACACCCAGGGCTGGATAGAAACGCGGCCCAATAAAGGCACTTTTATCATCGGGCAAACGAAAGGCCGGCCGCAGAAAATCCGGTCCACGCCGGATACGCCGCTGGCGCGGTACCCCAAAGAGACCGGCTTCGATTTCCGGAAATCCAGCCTGCTCGACAACCCGTTTGAACATTCCACCTGTGAATATGTGTTCAACGACGGCACCCCCGACATCCGCCTGACGCAGGTCAGCCACCTGTCCAGCCTTTATAGCGGCCATCTCAAACGCAAAAGCAATCACCGTAAGCTGGGGTATTATAACCAGGATGGCAGCGAGTTCTTCAAAAAACACCTGTCCAATTACCTGAACCAGTCCCGCGGCCTGCATATCTCCAAAGACAATATCCTCATCACCCGCAGCACCGAGATGAGCGTTTATATTACCTCCGAAATTCTGCTGTCACCCGGTGACACCGTACTGGTGGGCTCCCTGAGCTATTTTTCCGTCAACATGATCTTTCAGAAATCGGGCGCGCGGATACTCTCCGTCCCGATCGACGAAGACGGTATCGACGTGGATGCCGTACGCCGCATCTGCGAGCGGCAGCGTATCCGTATGTTGTACATTACCCCGCACCACCACTACCCTACCACCGTCACCCTCAGTGCGGAACGCCGTATCGCCCTGCTGCACCTGGCCTCGGAATTCGGCTTCGTCATCCTCGAAGATGATTACGACTACGACTTCCACTATGACAACAGCCCCGTGCTGCCCCTGGCCAGCGCCGATACCAACGGCATGGTCGTATATACCGGCGCGTTCGGGAAATCCCTCGCGCCCGGCTTTCGTACCGGTTTTATCATCGCCCCGGAAAACCTGATGACAGAAATGCGCAAACACCTCGGCATCATCGACCGGCAGGGCGATGTGCTCATGGAGCAGGTATTGGGGGAAATGATCGGGTCGGGGGAAATCCATCGTTACCTCAAAAAATCGCTTAAAGTATACCGCGAACGGCGGGACCATATTGTAGACGTGCTGCAGGACGAGCTACAGGATTTTATGGAGCTGCGGAAGCCGGCCGGCGGTCTCGCCGTATGGACGCGCTGGAAACGGCCTATCAACCTGATGCAGCTGGGAAAAGCCTGCTCCCGGAATAATCTCTTTATTCCCAAAACGCTGTTGTACCAGCACCGGGACCTTACCGCCATGCGGCTGGGATTCGGGCATTTTACGCAGGAAGAAGCAGCGGAGAGTGTGAGGATACTGAAGAAGGGGGTGTTGGAGGTAATGGGGAAAGGAACGTAAACAAACAGACGCCTGCCCCGGAGAACCAAGACAGACATCGTCTGCATCCACTATAAACATCCTATTAATAGCGATTGGAATATCTCGGTCTTTCCTTCGGAGGCCGTGCCTCTGTGACGCTGATCACGCGACCGTCGATCTCTTTTCCGTTAAGGTCGTTCATCGCCTTTTCAGCCTCGTGCTGATCAGGCATTTCAACAAAGCCAAACCCTTTGCTTCTGTTGGTAAATTTGTCCGCAACGACTTTTGCGGATGATACTGCACCGTATTCCATAAACAGTATTGCCAGCTCCTCAGTCTGGAAATTAAATCCCAGGTTGGACACATATAGATTCATTGGAGTTAAAATTTTAAAGTGAAAAATATCTGAGAAGAATGCAGGTGTAAAACAGAATGACCGGCGAGAGTAATGGTAGCTTACAGAAGCGATAAACCTCAAATTTCGTCCAAGGTACAGTTAATTTTCCTTTTTCCCCCGGAAAAAATTCGCTATCCGCTTTTTATTTCTTATCTTTAGAAACGCACTTTTGAGTATACCTCGAGCCGGCACATAACACAACAGACAGTAAGGCCATATTCTGAATAACCCTTTTAATATCCTGTTATGCTTAGAGAAGATCACAGGCTCATCACCTTCTTTGACGAAATTGCCTACGACATCCTGTTAAGCACCTACGGAGAATTTTCGCTGTGCACCAAAAACATCGACAGACATCAGCAGGAAAACCTTTTCCGGCAATGGCAGCAAAAGTACCAGATCCACTTTCATCAAAAGCTGGATGAGGCTGCTGCAGCGTTCGTTTCAGAAAACAAGTCCACCGTCACGATCGACTGGCTCCGTAAAAAAATCGGCATGCTGATCCAGCATTATCTGCAGATTTTTACCTTGCGGGCACAGACGACCTGAAAAACCATCATGCGGGAAGTAAAAGCACCGGTCTCCACATTATTTTGTTATATTTAAGTATCAATCAGATACTTATGTCACGCATCATTCCTATTTTCCGCATGTTTGATTATGCCCGGGCCATACAGTTCTACGTTGATTGGCTGGAATTTGAAATCCTCTGGGAGCATAAGCCTGAGGGCGCCCCGGTGTACATGCGTATTGCCAAAGGCGATACCCAGATAGACCTTTCCGAGCACCATGGCGACGGTACGCCCGGTTCGCGGATCAGCATCACGGAGTTTAAAGGATTGAAAGCCTTCCATGCAAAGCTGGGCAAGAAGGACTATAAGTATATGAACCCGGGACTGGAACGGGCCGACTGGAACCCTGAAGTCCTGCTGATGACAGTAATAGACCCGTTCCAGAACACCATTATCTTCGAAGAATCAGCCTGATCAATAGATCTCCTTGCCAAACGGCGCAAATGTAAGGCTCATCAGTTTAAAATGCTGCCGGCCCCAGGGCGCACCGATAACGGTGATCGTCAGCAATACACCGAAAAAGAAGTGGCAGATAGCTACCCACAGCCCGCCGGTAAACACCCAAATAATATTGAACAAGGTGGACAGGCATCCTGTAGAACCCACGCCGTCACGCACCTCCCGCCCGAAAGGCATCAGTGTGAACAGCCCGATTTTCATGCACTGTATCCCGAATGGGATACCAATGATGGTGATGCAAAAAAGAAACCCCGACACAAAGTAGCCCAGGGCAGCGGCCAATCCGCCAAAAATCAGCCAGATAATATTTCCGATTAAGTTCATAACTGTAATATTACAGAAAAGTAAATACTCTGCATAGTAGTTATACTGCAGGCTGCCGGCGGTGACGGTAACGATAATGGGCATATCCTACCTCGATCAGCGGAACAGCCAGTATCAGCAGGAACGTATACAGAATGCCCCGCTGCAGCCCCTTCAGAAACTGGTCCACCTGGACAACCGCAATATTGACAAAAAGATTACCGTTCAGCAATTTCCGTAACGAGGCATGTACGACCTCATTGCTCGCACCGTCCGACAATCCCAACTTATCATGCAATAAGTTATAGACCGCCTTATGCATCATGGCGGCGATGTTTTTGTTTTTGGAAATATGCAGTAGCATCGAAGCCAGCTTGCCTTTAACGCCCTGTGTTGCAGACAGCTGTTGTTCCAGCGTACTGCCGTAAACGTTATAAATCACCACCGCCGCGGTATCAATGAGCTGGTGCGTGCTGAGAGAAGAAACGCCGGCATGGCCGCCAAACAGGGAGTCCACGGCGCCCGGCACCTGTTCGCTAAAAAGCGGCGGCACGTGGGCCGCATATACATCGGTATGCTCCCGGATATCTTTACGCAGACTATGGAAAAATCCCCATTTCAGCCCGAAGAATCCGGCGATCAATGGCAGCGCTACAAAATAGGCATAAGCCAGGAACTTCAGCAGTTTGTGGGAACGGGGCACCAGCATGTATTTGCGCAGCAACAATACCAGGATGAGCGCAACAGCAAAGGCAGTCAGACCAGAGAGAATGGCGCCGGTGACGAACTTGTAGGGGTTGGTAAACTCGCCGGCCAGTTGGAAGTAGGTAACAATGGTTCGCATATAGGGAAAACGTTCAATGAGAGGAACGCAGCCGCTTTACCGGCTGCGTTCCAAAAAATAAAATGTTATCTGGAGGACCTTTTAAGCAGGTAGGGTTGTATCGCTTTGCGCCAGATGGCATAGCCTTTCGGGTTCATGTGCAGCATGTCTGCCACAAAAAGTTCCGGCCGGGGCTGCCCGTTCTTATCGAGCATCAGCGGATACACGTTGATGAAGTGGGCGTTCTTTTCCTTCGCCAGGAAGGCTTTGATGAGCGCGTTGGCTTCTGCGGCCGTTTTCATGTATTGCACGCGGGACGGACTGGGTTTCAGGGAAATGTATTCAATCGGCACCTCGGGCAATCGCGAGCGGACAACGCTGTACAGTCGCTGAAAGCGGCTGAATACACTATCGGCCGTGGCTCCTTCCGGCAGGTCGTTTTCTCCCACGTAGATCACCACCTGGCGGGGATGATAGTCGAAGATAAGGTCCTGTGCAAAATAGATAATGTCGTTGAGCACCGCACCGCCTACGCCTCTGTTCATCACCACGTAGCTGGCGAATGTGCGCTCCAGGTCGTCCCATTTACGGATGGAAGAACTGCCGACAAATAAAATGGGATCTGCCGGGGGCGCAAACATCTTGTCATACTTTTTGATGGTCCGCACATCATCCTCGTAACGGACCTTCTCCTGCGCATGCAGGCTACTGGCTGATATCAACAAGCCTAACAGAAAAGGAAAAAACAACTTTGTCATTGGCACAAAATAAGGAAGAATTACGAATCAGGAAACCCTTTCCGTAATTCTTCCGCCGACTTATTGTTTGGTTACCACCTTAGTATATACCTTCCCGTTATGGGTCAGTTTGATGACATAAGCGCCTGCAGGCAGGTTTTTGGTGTCGAGTGCCGTGCGGTGATTGCCCGGCTGCAGCGGGCTGTTGAGCAACAGCCCTACCCTTTTCTGTTGGGTGTCAAACACCTCTACGGTGGTATTGCCCGCTTCTTTTACGTCCAGGTCGATATACGCGATCTGTGGAAAAGGATTGGGAAATACCTGGAAGGAAATTTTTTCGGGCGCAGTGGTGACTGTCGCCGCCGGCGGAGTGTCCGAAGTCGCCAGCAGCGGGCTGCCGCAGGTAGCGCTGCCTTCGGCGATACAGAAGTCTGCAAACCGCACCTCTTCATCCCGGATACCGGTGGCCAGTTTGCGGTAA encodes:
- a CDS encoding RNA recognition motif domain-containing protein; the protein is MNLYVSNLGFNFQTEELAILFMEYGAVSSAKVVADKFTNRSKGFGFVEMPDQHEAEKAMNDLNGKEIDGRVISVTEARPPKERPRYSNRY
- the bioB gene encoding biotin synthase BioB yields the protein MTSTAIRNDWTLEEIQAIYDQPLLDLVYQAATIHREFHSAREIQVCTLLSIKTGGCPEDCSYCGQAARYHTDIKVQALLPTETVIAHAQKAKDNGSTRFCMAAAWREVRDNRDFDRVIDMVKGVNELGMEVCCTLGMLTEEQAVRLQEAGLHAYNHNLDTSEQYYKEIISTRNFDNRINTINNVRKAGITVCSGGIIGLGETHRDRISMLLTLATMPKHPESVPINALARVKGTPLEDNPKVDAWDMVRMIATARIVMPASTVRLTAGRIEMTESEQAWCFMAGANSIFTGERQTLLVTPNPGVSEDMQMLQNLGLQPMPNKKEMSAC
- a CDS encoding aminotransferase-like domain-containing protein, yielding MSSPVPYKSFVQIDRQSATAIYLQIAHQLINAIQRGYLVTGTKLPGTRQFSELLEVNRNTIVAVYEELDTQGWIETRPNKGTFIIGQTKGRPQKIRSTPDTPLARYPKETGFDFRKSSLLDNPFEHSTCEYVFNDGTPDIRLTQVSHLSSLYSGHLKRKSNHRKLGYYNQDGSEFFKKHLSNYLNQSRGLHISKDNILITRSTEMSVYITSEILLSPGDTVLVGSLSYFSVNMIFQKSGARILSVPIDEDGIDVDAVRRICERQRIRMLYITPHHHYPTTVTLSAERRIALLHLASEFGFVILEDDYDYDFHYDNSPVLPLASADTNGMVVYTGAFGKSLAPGFRTGFIIAPENLMTEMRKHLGIIDRQGDVLMEQVLGEMIGSGEIHRYLKKSLKVYRERRDHIVDVLQDELQDFMELRKPAGGLAVWTRWKRPINLMQLGKACSRNNLFIPKTLLYQHRDLTAMRLGFGHFTQEEAAESVRILKKGVLEVMGKGT
- a CDS encoding YccF domain-containing protein — protein: MNLIGNIIWLIFGGLAAALGYFVSGFLFCITIIGIPFGIQCMKIGLFTLMPFGREVRDGVGSTGCLSTLFNIIWVFTGGLWVAICHFFFGVLLTITVIGAPWGRQHFKLMSLTFAPFGKEIY
- a CDS encoding OmpA family protein, giving the protein MFTKFGKSLMMTSSVLALTGAAAMAQDQDSTLKTNRVVPFNGVKDYRTWSVGAWGGGSAAFGPFGGPYYFNNFDFKNVGIVYGAYVKKQIFHNFGLQADFMRGQVKGATKASQTLTDINGAPLAGGIKSFQTDIDWSASLSGVFSLGSINWINKQSFVIPYVSVGAGAIGFKPTVTAADGTEKEVLTTSGKSSHREMFIPVGVGAKFVVAPGVNIDLAYTANFVNSKVFDGVNSGNKDKFSTAKLGLEFAIGKKRKPQLAVVNPAAQLAEDLWSKNAALKTSLAESDARNEAAIGQLKEEIAGMKTDTDGDGVPDYLDKCPNTPAGTKVDGAGCPLPAPVQVIKEKVIVTEADRKVVKDAIDNLEFDLGKATIRPNSFASLDKVASLLVEKNFSLKLAGHTDNTGSAATNMRLSKERAEAIKAYLVSKGANPSRIEATGYGSTQPIASNKTAAGRQQNRRVEFTLY
- a CDS encoding glyoxalase superfamily protein, which encodes MSRIIPIFRMFDYARAIQFYVDWLEFEILWEHKPEGAPVYMRIAKGDTQIDLSEHHGDGTPGSRISITEFKGLKAFHAKLGKKDYKYMNPGLERADWNPEVLLMTVIDPFQNTIIFEESA
- a CDS encoding GDSL-type esterase/lipase family protein, encoding MTKLFFPFLLGLLISASSLHAQEKVRYEDDVRTIKKYDKMFAPPADPILFVGSSSIRKWDDLERTFASYVVMNRGVGGAVLNDIIYFAQDLIFDYHPRQVVIYVGENDLPEGATADSVFSRFQRLYSVVRSRLPEVPIEYISLKPSPSRVQYMKTAAEANALIKAFLAKEKNAHFINVYPLMLDKNGQPRPELFVADMLHMNPKGYAIWRKAIQPYLLKRSSR